In Zingiber officinale cultivar Zhangliang chromosome 1A, Zo_v1.1, whole genome shotgun sequence, a genomic segment contains:
- the LOC122031135 gene encoding nucleolin-like isoform X2 codes for MEALCRIKSDGATAFFSMVELLVARSVLVTERLFLLWLLLTVSVEAAPVSEEVKAIFGMIRRGKHEAVLENKDDDYSDVNDDEDENDEDGDDPEDDGGDDDFSGEENDNEGDGEDGPEAKGGGSEEEDADDDDNDDDEEEEDDEDEEEEDDEEDEELQQPPTKKRK; via the exons ATGGAGGCATTATGTCGAATCAAGAGTGATGGAGCTACTGCCTTTTTCTCCATGGTGGAGTTGCTGGTGGCGAGGTCCGTATTGGTAACAGAACGGCTTTTTCTCCTTTGGCTTCTTCTGACG GTATCAGTTGAAGCTGCCCCCGTCAGTGAAGAGGTGAAAGCTATTTTTGG AATGATTCGAAGAGGCAAACATGAAGCTGTCCTGGAGAACAAGGATGACGATTATTCAGATGTCAATGACGATGAGGATGAGAATGATGAGGATGGAGATGATCCAGAAGACGATGGAGGCGACGATGATTTCTCCGGAGAAGAGAACGACAATGAAGGAGATGGGGAAGATGGACCCGAGGCCAAAGGTGGAGGAAGTGAAGAGGAAGATGCCGACGATGATGATAATGACGatgatgaagaagaggaagacgATGAAGACGAAGAAGAGGAAGACGATGAAGAAGACGAGGAGCTGCAGCAGCCACCGacaaagaagaggaagtga
- the LOC122031135 gene encoding nucleolin-like isoform X1 — protein MRIVLFSELSVVVSQLEGYLLIAMLHCCTIVEFAAYPACGHMICVSVEAAPVSEEVKAIFGMIRRGKHEAVLENKDDDYSDVNDDEDENDEDGDDPEDDGGDDDFSGEENDNEGDGEDGPEAKGGGSEEEDADDDDNDDDEEEEDDEDEEEEDDEEDEELQQPPTKKRK, from the exons ATGAGAATAGTTTTGTTCTCGGAGTTATCGGTTGTAGTGTCTCAGCTTGAAGGCTACCTTCTCATCGCCATGTTGCATTGTTGCACTATCGTGGAGTTTGCTGCTTACCCAGCTTGTGGTCACATGATATGT GTATCAGTTGAAGCTGCCCCCGTCAGTGAAGAGGTGAAAGCTATTTTTGG AATGATTCGAAGAGGCAAACATGAAGCTGTCCTGGAGAACAAGGATGACGATTATTCAGATGTCAATGACGATGAGGATGAGAATGATGAGGATGGAGATGATCCAGAAGACGATGGAGGCGACGATGATTTCTCCGGAGAAGAGAACGACAATGAAGGAGATGGGGAAGATGGACCCGAGGCCAAAGGTGGAGGAAGTGAAGAGGAAGATGCCGACGATGATGATAATGACGatgatgaagaagaggaagacgATGAAGACGAAGAAGAGGAAGACGATGAAGAAGACGAGGAGCTGCAGCAGCCACCGacaaagaagaggaagtga
- the LOC122031127 gene encoding PP2A regulatory subunit TAP46-like, translated as MGEWKVDDIPLPALFEEASKIHSVASGSSVDQDVVRKGIQALRRCDEMISKLGLFSSNETKDDVSTVNLKYLLVPYYIGELTEKAVEDDRIKVLKISQDHLKEFISICETLELVPEAELESSSQGGPDNFATRRARKIARFKWQRAAEAKLQEIKEKKERRHRSLRAAALSSPVEVGEEDVLDDDGEEEREAWLTTISLSICKAFDLLDMLKKEEEMLIAVKDRQSKEGEDFTQEMLDERANRAETWHRNAASRAVFSKPAEPITCATFAQDVIEGRAKVSQAHEHKHQPMIFGPASLVGGRITSERERIQAQVFQPGHRLPTMSIEEAGLREMEIMQKWQERNAKMMEEASSSWHKDITASTTDDDDDAEVEKARAWDDWKDENPRGAGNKKLTPCG; from the exons ATGGGTGAATGGAAGGTGGATGACATACCTCTGCCGGCTCTGTTCGAAGAGGCCTCGAAGATCCATTCCGTGGCATCGGGATCTTCTGTCGATCAG GATGTTGTACGGAAGGGAATCCAGGCGCTGCGGCGCTGCGATGAGATGATAAGTAAACTGGGGTTGTTCTCGTCGAATGAGACGAAGGACGATGTTAGCACGGTCAATTTGAAGTATTTGTTG GTTCCGTATTATATTGGGGAATTAACAGAAAAGGCTGTTGAAGATGACAGAATAAAAGTTCTTAAAATTTCTCAGGATCACCTGAAG GAGTTCATTTCAATTTGTGAAACTTTGGAGCTTGTTCCTGAAGCGGAGTTGGAAAGTTCTAGCCAAGGAGGGCCAGATAATTTTGCAACACGAAGAGCAAGAAAG ATTGCCAGATTCAAGTGGCAGAGAGCTGCAGAAGCGAAGCTgcaagagattaaagaaaaaaaagaaaggcgTCATCGGTCATTGAGGGCAGCCGCTCTCTCTTCACCAGTTGAAGTTGGGGAGGAAGATGTACTTGATGATGATGGAGAGGAAGAAAGAGAG GCATGGCTTACAACAATTTCCTTATCTATTTGTAAG GCATTTGATCTCTTGGACATgctaaagaaagaagaagaaatgctCATTGCTGTGAAGGACAGACAGTCAAAG GAAGGAGAAGATTTTACTCAAGAGATGCTTGATGAGCGAGCCAACCGGGCTGAAACTTGGCATAGAAATGCAGCGAGTCGAGCAGTTTTCTCCAAGCCAGCAGAGCCTATCACTTGCGCCACCTTTGCTCAGGATGTCATCGAAGGCAGGGCAAAAGTTTCACAAGCGCATGAACACAAGCACCAACCAATGATATTTGGACCGGCAAGCCTCGTTGGTGGAAGGATAACAAGTGAGAGGGAAAGAATACAGGCACAAGTCTTCCAACCTGGTCACAG ACTGCCTACGATGAGTATAGAGGAAGCTGGATTGCGCGAAATGGAAATAATGCAGAAATGGCAGGAGAGGAACGCTAAGATGATGGAGGAAGCAAGCTCTTCTTGGCACAAGGACATCACTGCATCAACAACTGACGACGACGACGATGCTGAGGTGGAGAAGGCAAGAGCATGGGATGATTGGAAAGACGAAAATCCTCGCGGTGCCGGCAACAAGAAATTAACACCTTGCGGCTAA